A genomic segment from Juglans regia cultivar Chandler chromosome 14, Walnut 2.0, whole genome shotgun sequence encodes:
- the LOC109014024 gene encoding 2-oxoglutarate-dependent dioxygenase DAO-like isoform X2, with product MSTEGDNSNHVVPIIDMQEFDQDVEHYRKLREAAEEWGCFRVVNHNIPVGLMTQMKKVVSELFELPTETKRHNIDLITGSGYLAPNVANPNYESLGLHDLGSPQNLGGFFSQLDASPHQREILETYAQAIHELALDLGKNLAKSMGLVTDLFKEWPCQLRMNKYHFTPETVGSSGVLVHSDCGFLTIVQDDEKVGGLEAMDNLGAFVPIRPWPGTFLVNLGDVAKLWSNGRFLNVKHRVECKESSIRFSIASSILGPNEGVMEAPPELVDTEHPRLYAPITYEDYRKLRHTTKLATGEALELLRIHS from the exons ATGAGTACGGAGGGCGACAACTCGAATCATGTAGTACCGATTATTGACATGCAAGAATTTGATCAAGATGTAGAGCATTATCGGAAACTCAGAGAAGCAGCCGAGGAATGGGGTTGTTTTAGGGTCGTCAACCACAATATCCCTGTGGGTCTCATGACACAAATGAAGAAGGTGGTGAGTGAACTGTTTGAGCTTCCCACAGAAACCAAAAGGCACAACATCGATTTGATTACGGGCAGCGGCTACTTGGCACCAAATGTTGCCAATCCTAATTATGAGTCCTTGGGCCTCCATGACTTGGGTTCCCCTCAAAACTTGGGTGGCTTTTTCTCTCAGCTGGATGCCTCTCCTCACCAAAG GGAGATACTAGAGACTTATGCTCAAGCAATACACGAGCTGGCCCTTGATTTGGGGAAAAATTTGGCCAAAAGCATGGGGTTGGTCACCGACTTGTTCAAAGAATGGCCTTGCCAGCTTAGGATGAACAAATACCACTTCACTCCTGAAACCGTAGGGTCTTCAGGTGTACTGGTACACTCAGATTGTGGGTTTCTAACCATAGTTCAAGATGATGAAAAAGTTGGTGGTCTTGAAGCCATGGACAATTTGGGTGCATTTGTACCAATCCGTCCATGGCCAGGAACCTTCCTTGTCAATCTTGGGGACGTTGCTaag CTATGGAGTAATGGAAGGTTTCTTAACGTGAAGCATCGAGTAGAATGCAAAGAATCAAGTATCCGATTTTCAATTGCCTCATCTATCTTAGGACCGAATGAGGGAGTAATGGAAGCCCCACCTGAACTTGTGGACACTGAACACCCCCGTCTTTATGCCCCGATTACTTATGAAGATTATAGGAAACTCAGACACACGACAAAATTGGCAACTGGTGAAGCCCTCGAGCTGCTGCGCATCCACTCTTGA
- the LOC109014024 gene encoding 2-oxoglutarate-dependent dioxygenase DAO-like isoform X1, with product MVKTKQAAIKPTLQINAIEYSLSLCIRGCLFEEGKRTSERAANMSTEGDNSNHVVPIIDMQEFDQDVEHYRKLREAAEEWGCFRVVNHNIPVGLMTQMKKVVSELFELPTETKRHNIDLITGSGYLAPNVANPNYESLGLHDLGSPQNLGGFFSQLDASPHQREILETYAQAIHELALDLGKNLAKSMGLVTDLFKEWPCQLRMNKYHFTPETVGSSGVLVHSDCGFLTIVQDDEKVGGLEAMDNLGAFVPIRPWPGTFLVNLGDVAKLWSNGRFLNVKHRVECKESSIRFSIASSILGPNEGVMEAPPELVDTEHPRLYAPITYEDYRKLRHTTKLATGEALELLRIHS from the exons ATGGTCAAAACCAAACAAGCCGCCATCAAACCAACGTTACAAATTAATGCCATTGAGTACTCACTGTCCTTGTGTATTCGTGGGTGTTTATTTGAAGAAGGGAAGAGGACAAGCGAGCGAGCTGCAAACATGAGTACGGAGGGCGACAACTCGAATCATGTAGTACCGATTATTGACATGCAAGAATTTGATCAAGATGTAGAGCATTATCGGAAACTCAGAGAAGCAGCCGAGGAATGGGGTTGTTTTAGGGTCGTCAACCACAATATCCCTGTGGGTCTCATGACACAAATGAAGAAGGTGGTGAGTGAACTGTTTGAGCTTCCCACAGAAACCAAAAGGCACAACATCGATTTGATTACGGGCAGCGGCTACTTGGCACCAAATGTTGCCAATCCTAATTATGAGTCCTTGGGCCTCCATGACTTGGGTTCCCCTCAAAACTTGGGTGGCTTTTTCTCTCAGCTGGATGCCTCTCCTCACCAAAG GGAGATACTAGAGACTTATGCTCAAGCAATACACGAGCTGGCCCTTGATTTGGGGAAAAATTTGGCCAAAAGCATGGGGTTGGTCACCGACTTGTTCAAAGAATGGCCTTGCCAGCTTAGGATGAACAAATACCACTTCACTCCTGAAACCGTAGGGTCTTCAGGTGTACTGGTACACTCAGATTGTGGGTTTCTAACCATAGTTCAAGATGATGAAAAAGTTGGTGGTCTTGAAGCCATGGACAATTTGGGTGCATTTGTACCAATCCGTCCATGGCCAGGAACCTTCCTTGTCAATCTTGGGGACGTTGCTaag CTATGGAGTAATGGAAGGTTTCTTAACGTGAAGCATCGAGTAGAATGCAAAGAATCAAGTATCCGATTTTCAATTGCCTCATCTATCTTAGGACCGAATGAGGGAGTAATGGAAGCCCCACCTGAACTTGTGGACACTGAACACCCCCGTCTTTATGCCCCGATTACTTATGAAGATTATAGGAAACTCAGACACACGACAAAATTGGCAACTGGTGAAGCCCTCGAGCTGCTGCGCATCCACTCTTGA